Proteins encoded together in one Entelurus aequoreus isolate RoL-2023_Sb linkage group LG20, RoL_Eaeq_v1.1, whole genome shotgun sequence window:
- the LOC133636335 gene encoding zinc finger protein 260-like isoform X2, with translation MCERTIAEYEEELCPTKEEKERQHQVVLHTTDIHQLIGHQEECLPHLQGDSFTLEDPQLSHFKGDEEEPQPPYFKEEDEGECLVGQGEDDVMTVVSVRIEEHEDKAPESSQLHHSPNVQQPLHIKEEEEDPQPTHIKKEEEDPQPTHIKEEEDDPQPTNIKEEDKDPQPTHIKEEDTQPPHMKEEGECVVGQEEDDVMTVVSVKTEEHEDKAPESSQLHHSPNVQRVSAGSHEEEWHTSVGQKELQAPSHIKEEQLHDEDEAQSLQLHHSQSEENRGAELVSQHITEADGEHCEDIKSEPDSIFAPLSDMDHMMSHSSDHSDHIQKPLESKNDSKGDTRHHTNNKHFDCSECGKSFRMKSNVTRHMRIHTGEKPFTCSVCKKSFSTKHYMTTHMRTHTGEKPFTCSVCAKRFNTKQEMILHMRTHTGEKPFTCSVCKKRFSRKEQMTTHMRTHTGEKPFACSACAKRFNTKTEIILHMRTHTGGKPFTCSVCKKRFSTKQSMTTHMTLCRDLKTLKQ, from the exons atgtgcgaaagaaccatagcagagtacgaggaggaactttgtccaacaaaagaggagaaggagcgacaacatcaagttgtgttacacacaacag ACATCCATCAGCTGATTGGACACCAAGAAGAATGTCTCCCTCATCTGCAGGGGGACAGTTTCACTTTAGAGGATCCACAGCTctcacattttaaaggggacgaggaggagccacagcccccttattttaaagaggaagatgagGGAGAGTGTCTTGTAGGGCAGGGGGAGGATGATGtcatgactgttgtctctgtgaggattgaagagcatgaagacaaagcacctgagtcctcacagcttcatcacagtccaa acgtccagcagccccttcacattaaagaggaagaggaggatccacagcccacccacattaaaaaggaagaggaggatccacagcccacccatattaaagaggaagaggatgatccacagcccaccaacattaaagaggaagacaaggatccacagcccacccacattaaagaggaggatacacagcccccccacatgaaagaggagggagagtgtgttgtagggcaggaggaggatgatgtcatgactgttgtctctgtgaagactgaagagcatgaagacaaagcacctgagtcctcacagcttcatcacagtccaa acgtccagcgggtgtcagcggggagtcatgaagaggagtggcacaccagtgtgggacagaaggagctacaggccccctcccacattaaagaggagcagcttcatgatgaagatgaagctcagtccttacagcttcatcacagtcaaagtgaggagaacagaggggcggagcttgtaagtcaacacatcacagaagctgatggagagcattgtgaagatataaagtcagaaccagacagcatctttgctccactgtcagacatggaccacatgatgtcacactcttctgatcacagtgaccacatccaaaaacctttggagagtaaaaatgactctaaaggtgatacgagacatcacactaacaacaaacactttgactgctctGAATGTGGGAAATCATTTAGAATGAAGAGTAATGTTAcaagacacatgagaatacatactggagagaaaccttttacatgctctgtttgtaagaagagtttctccacaaaacattacatgaccacacacatgagaacacacactggagagaaaccttttacttgctcagtttgtgctaaacGATTCAACACTAAGCAGGAAATGAtattgcacatgagaacacacacaggtgagaaaccttttacttgctccgtTTGTAAGAAGAGGTTCTCCAGAAAGGAACagatgaccacacacatgagaacacacactggagagaaaccttttgccTGCTCAGCTTGcgctaaaagattcaacactaagacagaaattatattgcacatgagaacacacacaggtgggaaaccttttacttgctctgtttgtaagaagcgTTTCTCCACAAAGCAaagcatgaccacacacatgacatTGTGCAGggatttaaaaacacttaaacagtga